One genomic region from Geotoga petraea encodes:
- a CDS encoding metal ABC transporter permease — protein sequence MLYALIASILSGLSCSILSNYIVLRKMEFISDGAAHTAFGGIAVAIFFGWNMNLVSIITGILFAVFIYFVGKKGKISENSLIGMLFPLSMALGVIIMNLKPGYTPEIESYLFGDILMVNLTDIITLGIILLSVIFFITIFNKELKYFSYNERMAKIYGVPTELIRFLFLIAVALVVVTSVKIIGIILVTSMLITPGVIAKLWAKSINQMVIISSIFGLLSSFLGIYFSYYLDIPSGPSIVVLLFIFFLINYFLKKLIKA from the coding sequence ATGTTATACGCACTAATAGCATCAATTCTTTCGGGACTTTCTTGTTCCATTCTTTCGAACTACATCGTTTTGAGAAAGATGGAATTCATAAGTGATGGTGCAGCCCACACTGCTTTTGGAGGAATAGCCGTAGCGATTTTTTTTGGATGGAATATGAATTTAGTGAGTATTATAACAGGGATATTATTTGCTGTTTTTATTTATTTTGTAGGTAAAAAAGGTAAGATAAGTGAGAATTCCTTAATTGGAATGCTTTTTCCATTATCAATGGCATTGGGTGTAATTATTATGAACTTAAAACCGGGATATACTCCAGAGATAGAAAGTTATCTTTTTGGAGATATTTTGATGGTCAATCTAACGGATATCATCACTTTGGGAATAATTTTATTGTCGGTCATATTTTTTATAACAATTTTCAACAAAGAGCTAAAATATTTCAGCTACAATGAAAGAATGGCTAAAATTTACGGAGTACCAACTGAACTAATCAGATTTTTATTTTTAATAGCGGTTGCTCTTGTTGTTGTTACATCAGTAAAAATCATAGGAATAATTTTGGTTACTTCCATGCTTATAACCCCAGGAGTTATAGCAAAGCTTTGGGCAAAATCTATAAATCAAATGGTCATCATTAGTTCCATTTTCGGTTTACTAAGCTCGTTTTTGGGAATATACTTCTCCTATTACCTTGATATACCATCTGGGCCATCGATAGTTGTTTTACTATTCATATTTTTCTTGATAAACTACTTTCTTAAAAAATTGATAAAAGCATAA
- a CDS encoding metal ABC transporter ATP-binding protein gives MKQMIKVENLNFKSDNNHILKDINFDIYKKDFVGIIGPNGAGKSSLIKCILGELEYTGKITINGKVGYIPQHDDFEKDFPITGSEVVLMGLYKNKKILKGFDDLDKKKVKELLNLLDIEYVFDRQVGKLSGGEYQRLMLARAVIFDPDILVLDEPEAGIDKKGQELFYKVLERLQTEKNMTIILVSHDLSMVFKKTNRVMCLNKTLHCHKSTKEMTAEDLKILYPDSLEMLVHVENKVKVVDRND, from the coding sequence ATGAAGCAAATGATTAAAGTAGAAAATCTAAATTTTAAATCAGACAATAATCATATTTTAAAAGACATCAATTTTGATATATATAAAAAAGATTTTGTCGGAATAATAGGTCCAAATGGTGCTGGGAAATCTTCTCTTATAAAGTGTATTTTGGGTGAACTTGAATATACTGGAAAAATTACAATTAACGGAAAGGTAGGTTATATTCCTCAACATGATGACTTTGAAAAAGATTTTCCAATAACAGGTTCAGAAGTTGTATTAATGGGCCTATACAAAAATAAAAAGATTTTGAAAGGGTTTGATGATTTAGACAAAAAAAAAGTTAAAGAATTGTTAAACCTATTAGACATCGAGTACGTTTTCGATAGACAAGTTGGGAAATTATCTGGCGGTGAATACCAAAGGTTAATGCTTGCAAGAGCTGTTATATTTGATCCAGATATATTGGTTCTGGATGAACCAGAAGCTGGCATTGACAAAAAAGGCCAAGAATTGTTTTACAAAGTTTTAGAAAGATTACAAACTGAAAAAAACATGACCATAATTCTCGTGAGCCATGATCTATCAATGGTGTTTAAAAAGACGAACAGAGTTATGTGTCTGAACAAAACCCTTCATTGTCATAAAAGCACAAAAGAAATGACCGCTGAAGATCTCAAAATTTTATACCCCGATAGTTTGGAAATGCTTGTACATGTAGAAAACAAAGTGAAAGTTGTTGATAGAAATGATTGA
- a CDS encoding Fur family transcriptional regulator, whose product MRMTKARRDILKIFNENDKPLNAEQLSKILEEDYDLSTIYRNLNFFEEQAILRSIVFSDKIKYYFTSKGHYHFVYCTKCKKFQKINKCFEEEFKKHINKKLDFEVKSHTLYFEGLCHDCKNRRDYDEAND is encoded by the coding sequence ATGAGAATGACAAAGGCAAGAAGAGACATTTTAAAAATATTTAATGAAAATGATAAGCCATTAAATGCAGAACAACTAAGCAAAATTCTCGAAGAAGATTACGATCTTTCGACTATATACAGAAATTTGAATTTTTTTGAGGAACAAGCTATTTTAAGGTCTATAGTGTTTTCTGACAAGATAAAATATTATTTCACATCAAAAGGTCACTACCATTTTGTTTATTGTACTAAATGTAAAAAATTTCAGAAAATAAACAAATGTTTTGAAGAAGAGTTCAAAAAACATATTAATAAAAAGTTAGACTTTGAAGTGAAATCGCATACTCTTTATTTTGAAGGATTATGCCACGATTGTAAAAATAGGAGAGATTATGATGAAGCAAATGATTAA
- a CDS encoding NusG domain II-containing protein, producing MPNFVKKRDIYILIVIFAIAGIFMLFNSFSKEGITGAEVYLKGEKIMTITEEGTYSVYDENGVYHLKVVFMNGTVKVVDTDEKNPLKIVEHMGPTNKSNQQLIAMPNSIVVKPIGGKESEVDVIVQ from the coding sequence ATGCCTAACTTTGTAAAAAAAAGAGATATTTATATTCTAATAGTTATCTTTGCAATAGCTGGTATTTTTATGCTCTTCAATTCATTTTCAAAAGAAGGCATAACAGGAGCAGAGGTTTATTTAAAAGGTGAAAAAATAATGACCATAACAGAAGAAGGCACATATTCAGTTTACGATGAAAATGGAGTCTATCACCTGAAAGTTGTTTTTATGAATGGGACTGTAAAAGTTGTCGACACAGATGAAAAAAATCCTTTGAAAATAGTTGAACATATGGGGCCAACCAATAAATCTAATCAACAGCTAATAGCAATGCCAAACTCTATAGTTGTAAAACCAATTGGAGGAAAAGAATCAGAAGTGGACGTGATAGTTCAATGA
- a CDS encoding metal ABC transporter substrate-binding protein, producing MKKFLLISIISILALTSFTAKFTASIYPYYLVLKELKTDEDHLDLIIPEGKSPHTYSLIPSDVKNIYESDLLVVNGLNAEIFLDNLSSDKIDIFYAGEVVLHEHFENFEEDYPPKKSETNEHDHGINPHVWINPVFMYKYIVPELTDKMIKVNPQSKEEYIQNSKTLILKLKAIDQDFRKHKLSGSVFTFHNSFSYYAEEYGIQIAGVVQTSPGENPSPKELAELINKAKENNVKIIFVEPQMSDRAAKTIAETLNIDIAVIDPLGDPNTAETIMDYYNNINSIFLESLKKQ from the coding sequence ATGAAAAAATTTTTGTTGATATCAATCATTTCAATCTTAGCTTTAACAAGTTTTACTGCTAAATTCACAGCTTCAATTTATCCTTATTACCTTGTGTTAAAAGAATTGAAGACCGATGAAGATCACTTAGATTTAATAATTCCAGAAGGGAAATCCCCTCATACATATTCTCTTATACCATCAGACGTTAAAAATATATATGAAAGTGATTTGCTGGTAGTAAATGGTTTGAATGCTGAAATATTCTTAGATAATTTATCCAGTGATAAAATCGATATTTTTTATGCTGGAGAAGTTGTATTACATGAACACTTTGAAAATTTTGAAGAAGACTACCCTCCCAAAAAATCAGAAACAAATGAACATGATCATGGAATTAACCCACATGTTTGGATCAATCCGGTTTTTATGTATAAGTATATTGTCCCTGAATTAACAGATAAAATGATAAAAGTCAACCCACAATCAAAAGAAGAATACATTCAAAATTCTAAAACACTTATATTAAAACTAAAAGCTATAGACCAAGATTTTAGAAAACATAAACTATCAGGATCTGTTTTTACATTCCACAACTCTTTTTCATACTACGCTGAAGAATATGGTATACAAATAGCGGGAGTTGTTCAAACTTCACCCGGAGAAAACCCTTCACCAAAAGAATTGGCAGAGCTCATAAATAAAGCAAAAGAAAATAACGTAAAGATTATTTTCGTTGAACCACAAATGTCAGATAGGGCTGCAAAAACAATTGCAGAAACTTTGAACATAGACATTGCAGTGATTGATCCTTTAGGTGATCCAAATACAGCTGAAACAATCATGGATTATTATAATAATATAAATTCTATATTCTTAGAATCTTTGAAAAAACAATAA
- a CDS encoding ABC transporter ATP-binding protein yields MLKRFIEFYKNHIKLFILDMFSAFSLAGLSLVYPMITRKVINDAIPNKDLGMIIWLSVILLGVYFLMMIFQYIVNYWGHVMGVRMQADMRKNLFIHLQKLDFNYYSNTKVGHLMSRIITDLQEIAEVAHHGPEDLFISLVRIIGAFILLLTINVPLTLITFSIVPFMFIYMYIFNNKLEAAFREAKEKIADVNARIEESLSGIRVVKSFTNEEHEIKEFNKGNERFKEARSKAFKHLGVFYSQTKFLSNLAIVIMLLAGGIFVYNEQINIGDFFAYSLFVTQFLEPLNILLRFVEMYQQGGAGFRRFLQLMDIDPEVKDKPDAIEAGKLDGNVKFENVGFRYEEGEKVLHNISLSVKKGETVAIVGPSGAGKSTLCSLIPRFYDVPEGKVSIDGTDVRDFTLYSLRNNIGVVQQDVFLFSGSIRDNIAYGKFNATDEEVINAAKAANAHDFITKLVNGYDTNIGEKGVKLSGGQKQRISIARMFLKNPPILILDEATSSLDNYSEMIIQESIERLSTNRTTFIIAHRLATIRHAKRIIVLTDKGIVEQGTHEELINKKGAYYSLYNAQFEPLLLS; encoded by the coding sequence ATGTTAAAAAGATTTATTGAATTCTATAAAAACCATATAAAACTATTTATTTTAGACATGTTCTCGGCTTTTTCACTTGCTGGACTCAGCCTTGTCTACCCAATGATTACAAGAAAGGTCATCAACGATGCTATACCAAATAAAGATTTGGGAATGATAATCTGGCTTTCAGTAATTCTATTGGGAGTTTATTTTTTGATGATGATTTTTCAATATATAGTTAATTATTGGGGGCATGTAATGGGTGTGAGAATGCAAGCTGATATGAGAAAAAACTTGTTTATCCATCTACAAAAGCTGGATTTTAACTATTACAGTAACACAAAAGTTGGGCATCTTATGTCACGTATTATAACGGACTTACAAGAAATAGCTGAAGTAGCCCATCATGGGCCAGAAGATTTATTCATTTCTTTAGTAAGAATAATAGGGGCTTTTATACTTTTGTTAACTATAAACGTACCACTAACTTTAATCACATTTTCAATTGTTCCTTTTATGTTCATTTATATGTATATATTTAACAATAAGTTAGAAGCAGCTTTCAGAGAAGCAAAAGAAAAAATTGCTGATGTAAACGCAAGAATAGAAGAATCATTATCTGGTATAAGGGTAGTAAAATCTTTTACCAATGAAGAACACGAAATAAAAGAATTCAACAAGGGGAATGAAAGATTTAAAGAAGCTAGATCAAAGGCTTTTAAACATCTGGGAGTTTTCTACTCTCAAACCAAATTTCTTTCAAATCTGGCAATAGTAATAATGCTTTTGGCTGGTGGTATCTTCGTATACAACGAACAAATAAATATTGGAGATTTCTTTGCTTACTCTTTGTTTGTTACCCAGTTTTTAGAACCTTTGAACATTTTACTTAGATTTGTTGAAATGTACCAACAAGGTGGAGCTGGGTTTAGAAGGTTTTTACAACTTATGGACATTGACCCTGAAGTTAAAGATAAACCAGATGCAATAGAAGCTGGGAAATTAGATGGTAACGTAAAATTTGAAAATGTTGGCTTTAGATACGAGGAAGGAGAAAAAGTCTTACACAATATCTCTTTATCTGTTAAAAAAGGTGAGACTGTAGCCATAGTAGGACCATCTGGAGCTGGTAAATCAACACTCTGTTCTTTAATACCAAGATTCTACGATGTGCCGGAAGGAAAAGTCTCTATAGATGGAACCGATGTTAGAGACTTCACTCTCTACTCTTTGAGAAACAACATTGGTGTAGTACAACAAGATGTCTTTCTTTTTTCGGGATCAATAAGGGACAATATAGCTTATGGAAAATTCAATGCAACTGATGAGGAAGTGATTAATGCTGCAAAAGCTGCAAACGCCCATGATTTTATAACAAAATTGGTCAATGGATACGATACAAACATAGGTGAGAAAGGAGTTAAACTTTCTGGTGGGCAAAAACAAAGAATTTCTATCGCCAGAATGTTTTTAAAAAATCCTCCTATACTTATTTTAGACGAAGCCACATCTTCTTTAGATAATTACAGTGAAATGATTATACAAGAATCAATAGAAAGATTATCGACAAATAGAACCACATTTATTATTGCCCATAGATTGGCAACAATAAGGCATGCCAAAAGAATCATTGTTCTCACAGATAAGGGGATTGTCGAGCAGGGAACTCATGAAGAGTTGATAAACAAAAAAGGTGCTTACTATTCATTGTATAACGCACAATTTGAGCCTTTATTGCTAAGTTAA
- a CDS encoding GNAT family N-acetyltransferase: protein MIEKLKQELLVPVAKFLNEYNSKKEHNVFYLEKDYSALINQLQNLDENNSFVLIDKNNIVGFISGEKDEDKGTIQLIGPIIDEIYWGRKNDKLFTTFMKSINKEYYKKLNIKFYKENKNLKKFCSSNKFKMKISQKKIYLDKDKFDDLEEKDFEYVKEYKPSNNESFNDIDFGNYDKVFYYKKDDEIIAHISYRKKGKAAYIENFEVEGDFRNRNIRKNLLIYTIKHLFENTNTERVYLTVNAKNLISQNLYQKIGFEDSETILSYYKKLNG from the coding sequence ATGATCGAAAAATTAAAACAAGAATTATTAGTTCCTGTGGCAAAATTTTTGAATGAATACAATTCAAAAAAAGAGCACAATGTTTTCTATCTTGAAAAAGATTACAGTGCTCTAATTAACCAACTACAAAATTTAGACGAAAACAACAGTTTTGTTTTAATCGACAAAAATAACATAGTTGGGTTTATTTCTGGGGAAAAAGATGAAGATAAAGGGACTATTCAATTGATAGGTCCAATAATTGATGAGATCTATTGGGGAAGAAAAAACGATAAATTGTTTACTACTTTTATGAAATCTATAAACAAAGAATATTACAAAAAGTTAAATATAAAATTTTATAAAGAAAACAAAAATCTAAAAAAATTCTGTAGCTCTAATAAATTTAAAATGAAAATATCCCAAAAAAAGATATATTTAGACAAAGATAAATTTGACGACCTCGAAGAAAAAGACTTTGAATATGTAAAGGAATACAAACCAAGCAACAACGAATCTTTCAATGACATAGACTTTGGAAATTACGATAAGGTATTTTATTACAAAAAAGATGATGAAATCATCGCTCATATTTCTTATAGAAAAAAAGGTAAGGCCGCTTATATAGAAAATTTTGAAGTTGAAGGCGATTTTAGAAACAGAAACATAAGAAAAAATCTTTTGATATATACAATAAAACACCTTTTTGAGAACACTAACACAGAAAGGGTATATTTGACAGTAAACGCTAAAAATCTAATTTCTCAAAACTTGTATCAAAAAATAGGTTTTGAAGATTCTGAGACCATTTTGTCTTATTATAAAAAATTAAATGGTTAA
- a CDS encoding clostripain-related cysteine peptidase translates to MRKLFFISIIFLSFILTSCISIKKDIDTPLITKSIYDVNFSQYIEFDVEIKSYEIDGITYEMETPSKYIYLNRNVIKGNDSILIKYIDEYGRSWKETISKVYPEFQMFLWGGGDNNLTTGPNYLKKDINEIRNALQNSNSDMVVNVVADFSNDPDTIYNIYSIEGHYYETQESPYYSSEGEINSGNIQLLENYLFEMMSRSQETIKYLDIWNHGDGWLGEHDYNTDYVQKNISIDEGNYNSSLKIKEITQLLKNFQIEFDDKIDVFGTDACDMAFIEIIYEFADEINYYAGSVNEEPGDGWDYTFLKEFDGNLENLLKKQVEYYARSYEKGLDDDFYFYNDKYYAITFSVLKTDGLRDYIKDNLTENLKNILLETSGSIYISPYVANYNKLLDLNLALTDYEDFKEKFIIEKSVESEELLIGEYNYPVDYLSGIGISYKIKSSVLSDYMELQFYNDFIETGLWDFEIYN, encoded by the coding sequence ATGAGAAAACTGTTTTTTATATCGATAATATTTTTATCATTTATTTTGACTTCTTGTATTTCCATAAAAAAAGATATAGATACACCTTTAATAACTAAGAGCATTTATGACGTTAATTTCTCACAATATATAGAATTTGATGTGGAAATAAAAAGTTATGAAATAGACGGAATAACCTATGAAATGGAAACACCTTCAAAATATATATATTTAAACAGAAATGTCATTAAAGGAAATGACTCCATTTTAATTAAATATATCGACGAGTATGGAAGAAGCTGGAAAGAAACTATATCAAAAGTATACCCTGAATTTCAAATGTTTTTGTGGGGTGGTGGTGACAATAATTTAACTACTGGTCCCAACTATTTAAAAAAAGATATAAATGAAATTAGAAACGCCCTCCAAAACTCAAACTCAGATATGGTTGTAAACGTAGTTGCGGATTTTTCAAATGATCCTGATACAATATACAATATTTATTCTATAGAAGGACATTACTACGAAACTCAGGAATCCCCATATTATTCTTCAGAAGGGGAAATTAATTCTGGAAATATCCAACTATTGGAAAATTATCTTTTTGAAATGATGAGTAGATCACAAGAAACTATAAAATACTTGGACATTTGGAATCATGGTGATGGTTGGTTAGGTGAACATGATTACAATACTGATTATGTACAAAAAAACATATCTATAGATGAAGGGAACTACAATTCATCTTTAAAAATAAAAGAAATAACTCAACTGCTGAAAAACTTTCAAATTGAATTTGATGATAAAATAGATGTTTTTGGTACAGATGCGTGTGACATGGCTTTTATAGAGATTATCTATGAATTTGCTGATGAGATAAACTATTACGCAGGTTCTGTAAATGAAGAACCAGGAGATGGCTGGGATTATACATTTTTAAAAGAATTTGATGGAAACTTAGAAAATCTTTTAAAAAAACAAGTTGAGTATTATGCGAGGTCTTATGAAAAAGGCCTAGATGATGATTTTTATTTTTATAATGATAAATATTATGCTATAACTTTTTCTGTTCTAAAAACCGATGGTTTAAGAGATTATATAAAAGATAATTTAACTGAAAACTTAAAAAATATTTTACTTGAAACTTCAGGCTCAATCTATATATCTCCATATGTTGCAAACTATAATAAACTTTTAGATTTAAACCTTGCTTTGACTGATTATGAAGACTTCAAAGAAAAATTTATAATTGAAAAAAGTGTTGAATCTGAAGAGCTTTTAATAGGTGAGTATAATTATCCTGTAGACTACTTATCTGGAATAGGTATTTCTTATAAAATAAAATCTTCTGTTTTATCTGATTATATGGAATTACAGTTTTATAATGATTTTATAGAAACTGGTTTATGGGATTTTGAAATTTACAACTAA
- a CDS encoding energy-coupling factor transporter transmembrane component T family protein has translation MLLDNVALGRYVEKDSLMHNLDPRGKLLGLFVLAGFAFSINSIFDVFLMTLYTFTLMLVSKLPIRYYLKSLKSIWFIVVFAFVIQLFNSMGEVVFEFGFLKITDQGLFNASIITFRILFAIMLSSVLTLTTSPTSLAHAMEDVLRWFFVPKSFAHELSMVMTIAIRFIPVMASEADRIIKAQMSRGAKFDDRKLSGKIKGVVSIIIPLLVSALRRAEELSIAMEARGYSGYEGRTRFKTFNWKFKDSLFTASFVSLGVIVIFI, from the coding sequence ATGCTTTTAGATAATGTTGCTTTAGGAAGATATGTTGAAAAAGATTCATTAATGCATAATTTAGACCCAAGAGGAAAATTATTAGGTTTGTTTGTTTTAGCAGGCTTTGCTTTTTCTATAAACTCTATTTTTGATGTTTTTTTGATGACTTTATACACATTTACTTTGATGCTTGTTTCTAAATTACCGATAAGATATTATTTAAAGTCTTTAAAATCTATATGGTTTATTGTAGTATTTGCCTTTGTTATACAACTTTTTAATTCTATGGGTGAGGTTGTATTTGAGTTTGGATTTTTAAAAATCACAGACCAAGGACTTTTTAATGCTTCAATTATCACTTTTAGAATTTTATTTGCCATAATGCTCTCAAGTGTATTGACCTTGACAACATCGCCAACATCTTTAGCTCATGCAATGGAAGACGTTTTGAGATGGTTTTTTGTGCCAAAAAGCTTTGCACACGAACTCTCAATGGTAATGACAATAGCGATAAGATTCATTCCCGTTATGGCTTCAGAAGCTGACAGAATAATAAAAGCTCAAATGAGCAGGGGTGCAAAGTTTGACGATAGAAAACTTTCAGGCAAAATAAAAGGTGTGGTGTCAATAATAATCCCTCTATTAGTTTCAGCTTTGAGAAGGGCAGAAGAACTTAGTATAGCTATGGAAGCGAGAGGTTACTCTGGATATGAAGGAAGAACAAGATTTAAAACTTTTAATTGGAAATTCAAAGATTCCTTATTTACTGCTTCTTTTGTTTCTTTGGGAGTTATTGTAATTTTTATATAA
- a CDS encoding type I phosphomannose isomerase catalytic subunit: protein MIKEPLITRPIFSEKVWGNRKLNDVFDKGNENSIGEVWLYSDVKNRETELIGMSTGKIYGYPSEIFPGIPLLLKLLGTSSWLSVQVHPDDEFARKVENQKWGKTECWYFIENNGKIKISNDNEGVKKALEDNNWEDVLEDYEMNKFDSVFLPAGTVHTLGPNSFLLEIQQSSDMTYRLYDWGRPREIHVEKAKKVMESINTSYSISRETQGIESKYFSFKKFKDETKKGFGIYLSLKDFTTIVLPDGIDHNFQGEWIEYKLNKNGWK from the coding sequence ATGATTAAAGAACCTCTAATAACAAGACCTATATTTTCTGAAAAAGTGTGGGGAAACAGAAAATTAAATGATGTTTTTGATAAAGGTAATGAAAATTCAATAGGTGAAGTATGGTTATATTCAGATGTAAAAAATCGAGAAACTGAATTAATCGGAATGAGTACTGGGAAAATATATGGGTATCCATCTGAAATTTTTCCAGGTATTCCTTTGTTATTAAAATTGTTAGGAACTTCTTCATGGCTTTCTGTTCAAGTCCATCCAGACGATGAATTTGCCAGAAAAGTTGAAAATCAAAAATGGGGAAAAACAGAGTGTTGGTATTTCATAGAAAATAATGGGAAAATAAAAATAAGTAATGATAACGAAGGTGTGAAAAAAGCTTTAGAAGATAATAATTGGGAAGATGTTCTTGAAGATTACGAAATGAATAAATTTGATAGTGTTTTTCTTCCAGCTGGGACAGTTCACACATTAGGACCAAATAGCTTTCTTTTAGAAATACAACAAAGTTCTGATATGACTTACAGGCTTTATGATTGGGGCAGGCCAAGAGAAATACACGTAGAAAAGGCTAAAAAAGTTATGGAAAGTATTAACACAAGTTATTCAATATCAAGAGAAACACAAGGAATTGAAAGCAAATATTTTTCATTTAAAAAATTTAAAGATGAAACAAAAAAAGGATTTGGTATATACTTATCTTTGAAGGATTTTACCACAATAGTACTCCCTGATGGAATAGACCATAATTTTCAGGGTGAATGGATAGAATATAAGTTAAATAAAAACGGTTGGAAATAA
- a CDS encoding acetoacetate decarboxylase family protein: MVDKISAPWNLKGRGYVIIYKFNKDFVKDNCSLPPFLNYRFKGGFGAIMIMDYFESNVGPYQELLFIPGKFIYNNKKYYSITKIYVSSMESVVNGKENWGMPKQFANFNFNDDFSKISVDIEGINILDFKANYRHLKFPLSTKLVPLPLVQRYNKKDYYTKFFGKGKARFAKVKKLKINPTLFPKVEDQRRLFSLRIEDFNITFPKADLQF, encoded by the coding sequence ATGGTCGATAAAATTTCAGCTCCTTGGAATTTGAAAGGGCGAGGTTATGTAATAATTTATAAATTTAATAAAGATTTTGTTAAAGATAATTGCTCTTTACCACCTTTTTTGAATTACCGTTTTAAAGGTGGTTTTGGTGCAATTATGATTATGGATTATTTTGAATCAAATGTGGGACCTTATCAGGAATTGCTTTTTATTCCAGGTAAGTTCATTTATAATAATAAAAAATACTACTCAATAACTAAAATATACGTTTCTTCAATGGAAAGTGTAGTTAACGGGAAAGAAAATTGGGGTATGCCAAAACAATTTGCTAATTTTAATTTTAACGATGATTTTTCAAAAATTTCTGTAGATATTGAAGGCATTAATATTTTAGATTTTAAAGCTAATTATAGGCACCTAAAATTCCCGTTATCCACCAAATTGGTACCTTTACCTCTTGTTCAAAGATATAATAAAAAAGATTATTATACAAAATTTTTCGGAAAAGGCAAAGCCAGGTTCGCAAAAGTAAAAAAACTAAAAATAAACCCTACTCTTTTTCCTAAAGTAGAAGATCAAAGAAGACTTTTTAGTCTTAGAATTGAAGATTTCAACATAACTTTTCCAAAAGCAGATTTACAATTTTAG
- a CDS encoding glycine betaine ABC transporter substrate-binding protein, protein MKKLLIVTMVLLTFLMVFSKETVRLATGNWAEGIAMTNLAKVVLEEEMGYEVDIIIADNGPIYLSLSQGDIDAFMDAWLPVTSKAYMDRFKEDLTDLGYNYKGAKIGLVVPAYVNINSIEELNTHKEKFDSEIIGIEAGAAIAGKTEIAIEEYNLDFEQITSSGPVMTASLADAIDNKEWIVVTGWAPHWKFARFDLKFLEDPKGVYGREEFIHTLARRNFIIDMPEVAQFLNHFFMNDKQLGELMGYISDSGKPEESAKKWKEENMDLINNWIPNK, encoded by the coding sequence GTGAAAAAATTATTGATAGTAACAATGGTATTACTTACTTTCTTAATGGTGTTTTCAAAAGAAACAGTTAGATTGGCAACAGGAAATTGGGCAGAAGGTATCGCTATGACAAACTTGGCAAAAGTGGTTCTTGAGGAAGAAATGGGGTACGAGGTCGATATTATCATTGCAGATAATGGCCCTATTTACCTTTCTTTGTCACAGGGAGATATTGATGCTTTCATGGATGCTTGGTTACCAGTAACTTCAAAAGCTTACATGGATAGATTCAAAGAAGATCTAACTGATTTAGGGTATAACTATAAAGGTGCAAAAATTGGTTTGGTAGTCCCAGCATATGTAAACATAAATTCAATAGAAGAGTTGAATACACACAAAGAAAAATTTGATTCAGAAATCATTGGGATTGAAGCTGGAGCAGCTATAGCTGGTAAAACTGAAATTGCAATAGAAGAGTACAATTTGGATTTTGAACAAATAACAAGCTCAGGCCCTGTTATGACAGCTTCTCTTGCAGATGCTATAGACAACAAAGAATGGATAGTTGTTACAGGTTGGGCTCCACATTGGAAATTTGCCAGATTTGACTTAAAATTTTTAGAAGATCCTAAAGGTGTTTATGGTAGAGAAGAATTCATTCACACTTTAGCGAGAAGAAACTTCATAATTGATATGCCCGAAGTCGCACAATTCTTGAACCACTTCTTTATGAATGACAAACAACTTGGCGAATTGATGGGTTATATTTCAGACAGTGGAAAACCAGAAGAATCTGCAAAAAAATGGAAAGAAGAAAATATGGATTTAATAAATAATTGGATACCAAACAAATAA